Genomic window (Desulfovibrio sp. X2):
CCCCGGCCTCCACCACGCGGGCGTCGGCCAGCACGAGGATGAGCCGCTTGATGGCGTCCGTGTCGTAGAGCCCCCGGGCGCACTGCAGCCGCGAGAGGGCCTCGAAGGGCGAGAGCGCCGGTCCGTAGGCCCCGGCGCGGGTGTAGTTGTCGTACATGTCGCAGACCGAGAGCACGGCCACGTGGCGCGGAATGTCCGAGGCCTGGGCCCCGCCCGGGTAGCCCGAGCCGTTGACCCGCTCGTGGTGCATGAGCATGCAGTGCAGCGCGGCCGGAGGCAGGGACACGCCCGAGCACATGGCCACGCCCAGGGCGGGGTGGCTCCGGTACAACTCGAGCTCGGCCGCGGAGAGCGCCTCGAGGTTCTTCTGCGCCACCTCGCGCGGCAGCCGCGTCTTGCCGATGTCGTGCAGCAGCGCGCCCATGGCGCAGGCCTCGAGCAGCTCGTCGTCCACGTCCTCGCAGCCCTGCAGCACGCAGGCGGTCAGGACCATGGTCCCGATGCCGTGGGAGTAGACCGAGAAGCCGCGCGTGAGGAAGCGCGCCATCTCGCGCACGGCCTCCTGCCTGCTCAAGAGGTCGAGCGTCGTGCGCACCAGGCAGCGGACCTTCTCGAAGCGCCGCGCGCCGAGCGGCCGGGGCAGCTTGTGCTCGAAGACGTCGCGCACGAGGCCGAGCGTGGCCTCGTACCAGACCTGCACGCGGCCCGAGAGCGGGATGGATTCGTCGTCGAGGATCGAGCCCAGGTGCTCCTGCAGATAGTTCTCGTAGCCCCCGCGCTCCTCGCTCTTCACGAAGAGGCGGCGCACGCCGAGCTCGTGCAGCCGCGTGCGGTGCCGGTCGGTGAAGCGCTCGCCCTTGCGGGCGTAGAGGATGAGATTGCCGTCCAGCCGCAGATAGATGCTGAATCCGCCGACGGCGGAGGGGATGATCAGCAGGGGCGAGACAGGGAAGACGCCGTCCGGGTCGTGCGGCTGCTGGGCAGGGGAGGGACCGTGACTCACGGATGCCTCCGGGATAGTTTTCCCATGGGCGTTGAGTATCCAACCCGGGCATGGGCTGTCAATGCGGCCCCCGGCCCGCGGCCCGGCCTGCGCCTTGCGCGGGGCCGGGAAGGGGGCTAGAACCGGGCGGAACGGTATTTCTGCATCACGCGAGCATCCCCAGCATCCGGAGGAAGACAATGCGCAGCACGAAAATGACCGGCGGGCTCTCCCGCGCGCCGCACCGCTCCCTGCTCTACGCCCTCGGCCTCACGCGCGAGGAGATCGAGCGCCCCCTGGTCGGCGTGGTCAACTCGGCCAACGAGATCGTCCCCGGCCACAAGCACCTCGACACCATCGCCGCCGCGGTCAAGGCGGGCGTGCGCATGGCCGGGGGCACGCCCATCGAATTTCCCTCCATCGGCGTCTGCGACGGCCTGGCCATGAACCACGAGGGCATGGGCATGTCCCTGCCCAGCCGCGAGAACATCGCCGACTCCATCGAGATCATGGCCACCGCGCACCCCTTCGACGCCCTGGTGCTCATCCCCAACTGCGACAAGTCCGTGCCCGGCATGCTCATGGCCATGCTGCGCCTGAACATCCCGGCCGTGCTCGTCTCCGGCGGCCCCATGTTCGCGGGCAAGGGCGGCACCGACCTCATCAGCGTCTTCGAGGCCGTGGGCAAGGTCAAGCGCGGCCTCATGAGCGAGGAGGAGCTCGAGGAGATGGAGATGTGCGCCTGCCCGGGCTGCGGCTCCTGCGCGGGCATGTTCACCGCCAACTCCATGAACTGCCTCTCCGAGACCATCGGCCTGGCCCTGCCCGGCAACGGCACCATCCCCGCGCCCACGGCCGCGCGCGTCCGCCTGGCCAACACCGCGGGCCGGAAGGTCATGGAGCTCCTGAAGAGGAACATCACCCCGCGCGACATCGTCACCAAGCAGGCCGTGGCCAACG
Coding sequences:
- a CDS encoding HD-GYP domain-containing protein translates to MSHGPSPAQQPHDPDGVFPVSPLLIIPSAVGGFSIYLRLDGNLILYARKGERFTDRHRTRLHELGVRRLFVKSEERGGYENYLQEHLGSILDDESIPLSGRVQVWYEATLGLVRDVFEHKLPRPLGARRFEKVRCLVRTTLDLLSRQEAVREMARFLTRGFSVYSHGIGTMVLTACVLQGCEDVDDELLEACAMGALLHDIGKTRLPREVAQKNLEALSAAELELYRSHPALGVAMCSGVSLPPAALHCMLMHHERVNGSGYPGGAQASDIPRHVAVLSVCDMYDNYTRAGAYGPALSPFEALSRLQCARGLYDTDAIKRLILVLADARVVEAGGEPAGESAAEPSEKREGSAPGGR